One stretch of Filifactor alocis ATCC 35896 DNA includes these proteins:
- a CDS encoding YfbM family protein: MGIIANYNYLSNKDLKELKTFYSEKNEAFKETEEVNSDVKISLDLDKMWDVLHFVLTGTSGSEPIKNNPLSEAILGVTFIEEVEEFLSYTEKVRIQDIVSALRHFDIETAMETFSMKECQIANLYPDIWNDKEETDEIKEELTDYFYKLKDFYQKILEVNGNVTITIC, translated from the coding sequence ATGGGAATCATAGCAAACTATAACTATCTGAGTAACAAAGACTTGAAGGAGCTGAAAACCTTTTATTCAGAAAAAAATGAAGCCTTTAAGGAGACAGAAGAAGTGAATTCGGATGTCAAAATATCACTTGATTTAGATAAGATGTGGGATGTACTTCATTTTGTGCTTACAGGAACAAGCGGTAGTGAGCCTATCAAAAACAACCCTCTTAGTGAAGCGATTTTAGGTGTGACTTTCATTGAAGAAGTGGAAGAGTTTTTATCCTATACAGAAAAGGTAAGGATACAAGATATCGTATCTGCTCTCCGGCATTTCGATATCGAAACAGCGATGGAAACATTCAGTATGAAAGAATGCCAAATAGCAAACCTATATCCCGATATTTGGAATGATAAAGAAGAAACGGATGAAATAAAAGAAGAACTGACAGACTACTTTTACAAGCTGAAAGACTTCTATCAAAAAATATTAGAAGTAAATGGTAATGTAACGATTACAATTTGCTAA
- a CDS encoding LPXTG cell wall anchor domain-containing protein codes for MEQKIEGTVDNFLDSMASELYLGSIWFGLLLILVGAVLLFKKRNSNNNKFVCYACMVIGFLAIVSGLMQM; via the coding sequence ATGGAACAAAAAATAGAAGGAACAGTGGACAATTTTCTTGATAGTATGGCATCAGAATTATATTTGGGAAGTATATGGTTTGGATTGTTGCTAATCCTTGTTGGAGCAGTGTTGTTATTCAAAAAAAGAAATTCAAACAATAACAAATTTGTTTGTTATGCTTGTATGGTAATAGGATTTCTCGCTATTGTAAGTGGACTGATGCAGATGTAA
- a CDS encoding ABC transporter permease encodes MKTLIRLELKKNNINTYIIADIIIAITMIGFLFLFAYAPLIEPNDKDMVIFAGYDNLIPLFCVFNMAVFCVMSAVMYCRFVIEDYSGKRPILLFSYPVSRKKVVLSKLLIVCGFTIISMVICNFIVFLTFGITENFIHLVGNNFTVSIILNIVENTILMSAIAATIGVIAVGIGFIKKSVPTTIISAVLLASLMCNIVVNANPNRAAMYVLAAAMVMIGILCLIFLMKKINKMEVL; translated from the coding sequence ATGAAAACGTTGATTAGATTGGAATTAAAAAAGAATAACATCAACACTTATATTATAGCGGATATTATCATAGCGATTACGATGATTGGTTTCCTTTTTCTTTTTGCATATGCCCCTTTGATAGAGCCGAATGATAAAGACATGGTAATTTTTGCAGGATATGATAATCTTATTCCTCTATTTTGTGTTTTTAACATGGCAGTATTCTGTGTGATGTCTGCAGTGATGTATTGCAGGTTTGTTATTGAAGATTATTCGGGTAAGCGACCTATTTTACTTTTTTCCTATCCGGTCAGTCGAAAAAAGGTTGTGTTATCCAAACTTTTGATTGTGTGTGGATTTACGATTATATCAATGGTTATCTGTAACTTTATTGTTTTTTTGACATTTGGTATCACTGAAAATTTTATTCATCTTGTAGGAAACAACTTTACAGTTTCTATTATCTTGAACATTGTTGAAAATACCATATTGATGTCAGCGATAGCTGCAACTATCGGAGTGATAGCAGTAGGAATCGGATTTATCAAAAAATCAGTGCCGACAACCATTATTTCTGCAGTTCTCCTTGCTTCGTTAATGTGTAATATTGTGGTAAATGCAAACCCTAATCGAGCAGCGATGTATGTGTTAGCAGCGGCAATGGTAATGATTGGTATCTTGTGTTTGATATTTTTGATGAAAAAAATAAATAAGATGGAGGTTTTATAA
- a CDS encoding ABC transporter ATP-binding protein, which translates to MNHHFIIETNNLTKTFGGKEVIKGCNMHVERGTIYGFLGANGAGKTTVFKLLSGLLTPTMGRLQMFGIDNLSTPSDMLSQIGTLIETPIFYEHLSAAENLHMHLAYMGKEGGNVEDVLSKVGLKDIGVQPVSTFSLGMRQRLAIARAIIHKPQLLILDEPINGLDPMGIKEMRDLFLYLAKTEGMTLLISSHILTEIEHIADTIGVIVNGTIVREVSMDKVKAEYPSGLEEYFMDIMIGRKENENVD; encoded by the coding sequence ATGAATCATCATTTCATTATAGAAACAAATAACCTTACAAAAACTTTTGGTGGTAAGGAAGTAATTAAAGGTTGTAATATGCATGTAGAAAGAGGTACGATTTATGGTTTTTTAGGTGCGAACGGAGCGGGGAAAACAACGGTATTCAAACTTCTTTCAGGACTTCTTACACCGACTATGGGAAGATTACAAATGTTTGGAATAGATAATCTTTCAACACCGAGTGATATGTTATCACAGATTGGTACTTTGATAGAAACTCCCATTTTTTATGAACATTTGTCGGCAGCAGAAAATTTGCATATGCATCTTGCCTACATGGGCAAGGAAGGTGGGAATGTAGAGGATGTCTTGTCAAAAGTCGGATTAAAGGATATTGGTGTTCAGCCGGTATCTACTTTTTCCTTGGGGATGCGTCAGCGTTTAGCGATTGCAAGAGCAATTATCCATAAACCACAACTATTGATTCTGGATGAGCCGATTAACGGATTGGATCCTATGGGAATTAAGGAAATGAGGGACTTATTTTTGTACCTTGCAAAAACAGAGGGTATGACATTACTGATTTCCAGTCATATTTTGACAGAAATAGAGCATATTGCGGATACAATAGGGGTCATTGTCAACGGAACGATAGTGAGAGAGGTCTCAATGGATAAGGTGAAGGCAGAGTATCCATCAGGTCTGGAAGAGTATTTTATGGATATTATGATAGGGAGAAAAGAAAATGAAAACGTTGATTAG
- a CDS encoding TetR/AcrR family transcriptional regulator, giving the protein MAKEYNAKATIEAILSVSAKLFLQKGFDKTSMMDIATAAGISKGAIYHHFKSKDEIIKSVMEKQEQSVKGTIENFMEETRFLSGKEQLQLILEKNIENQEAHYLDDAMSVRMKSAEFVLSYMQSCVNKDSNFVSKIIKKGIQDGSIVTDFPDECAEVFMLLLNVWCDPAVFDCDGEKLSSRLGFLQYMMKSIGIDVFSDELIEKSLELLQKLYPKEDKTDESSFHYRNK; this is encoded by the coding sequence ATGGCGAAAGAATATAATGCAAAGGCTACCATTGAGGCTATTTTATCCGTATCAGCGAAGCTGTTTTTACAAAAGGGATTCGATAAGACCAGCATGATGGATATTGCAACAGCTGCCGGAATATCCAAGGGGGCTATTTATCATCATTTTAAATCGAAGGATGAAATTATCAAATCTGTTATGGAGAAGCAGGAACAAAGTGTAAAGGGTACAATAGAAAACTTTATGGAAGAGACCCGATTTTTGAGTGGGAAAGAACAGTTGCAACTTATTTTGGAGAAAAATATCGAGAATCAGGAAGCACATTATTTAGATGATGCAATGAGTGTACGCATGAAAAGTGCAGAGTTTGTTCTATCCTACATGCAATCTTGTGTCAATAAGGATTCTAACTTTGTTTCAAAAATTATTAAGAAAGGAATACAAGATGGCTCTATCGTTACAGATTTTCCGGATGAATGTGCGGAAGTTTTTATGCTATTGCTCAATGTGTGGTGTGATCCGGCTGTTTTTGATTGTGATGGTGAGAAGTTATCCTCGAGACTCGGATTTTTACAATATATGATGAAGTCGATAGGCATCGATGTATTCAGTGATGAACTGATTGAAAAATCGTTGGAGCTATTGCAAAAATTATATCCAAAGGAGGATAAGACCGATGAATCATCATTTCATTATAGAAACAAATAA
- a CDS encoding helix-turn-helix domain-containing protein, with translation MNIGMNIRRLREERGFTQEKLAEKLNVSFQAVSAWEREEYKPDLDNLIKLTEILDVSLSAIVEQQETRFQTSDVIYNWEHMKTYVKTVAKNFEMTDTLKAIDFAVEAHKGQKRKKSDTPYIYHPLNMACHALSMGIKEDTVIAAILLHDVIEDCHKTATELPVGEEARELVVLLMYEKVNGKERDTVMEAYYGEIAKNAKASLIKCIDRCNNLTTMSWGLSRSRIYRMITETEKYYPTLLRSIKATSEYHNAAYLLQYHMESMLDIYKRLL, from the coding sequence ATGAATATCGGGATGAATATACGCAGATTGAGGGAAGAAAGAGGATTTACGCAAGAAAAGCTTGCAGAAAAGCTCAATGTCTCGTTTCAGGCAGTATCTGCTTGGGAGAGAGAAGAATACAAGCCGGATCTTGATAATCTCATCAAACTTACAGAAATTTTGGATGTTTCCTTATCAGCCATTGTTGAACAACAGGAAACGAGGTTTCAAACGAGCGATGTCATCTATAACTGGGAACATATGAAAACCTATGTCAAAACTGTTGCCAAGAATTTTGAGATGACAGATACTTTGAAAGCGATAGATTTTGCAGTAGAGGCACATAAGGGACAGAAAAGGAAGAAATCAGATACGCCATACATCTATCATCCACTGAACATGGCGTGTCATGCTCTTTCTATGGGAATCAAAGAAGATACTGTGATTGCTGCAATTTTACTTCATGATGTGATAGAAGATTGTCACAAAACTGCAACTGAGCTTCCGGTTGGAGAAGAAGCAAGAGAATTGGTGGTTCTTCTTATGTACGAAAAGGTAAACGGAAAAGAACGGGATACTGTGATGGAGGCATACTATGGCGAGATTGCAAAGAATGCGAAAGCCTCCCTCATAAAGTGCATTGACAGATGCAACAACCTTACAACCATGTCATGGGGATTGAGTAGAAGCAGGATTTATCGGATGATAACAGAGACGGAAAAGTATTATCCTACACTTCTGAGATCAATAAAAGCCACATCAGAGTATCACAATGCAGCCTATTTACTACAGTATCATATGGAGAGTATGTTGGATATTTATAAGAGATTGTTATAG
- a CDS encoding restriction endonuclease subunit S, which produces MGYVSEFERGITFPSSAKKRTLDENMIPCIRTANVQEELMINDLIYVDKSYTKNNKSKCLKKNDIIMSSANSKELVGKTCFVYQVPFPMTFGGFVLTIRAKKVSSEFLFYMLRLEFLSGNFIRESTQTTNIANINTKMLSKYSFPLPPLLEQQRIVERIESLFSKLDEAKEKIQMALDSFETRKSAILYQAFSGELTKKWREENGIRLDDWEKEELRERCHINPKKIATKELSDSIDITFIPMASVSDVLGQVSMPMIKKLGEYKKGYTNFNQGDVLFAKITPCMENGKIAIVGELENNIGFGSTEFYVFRCKENTYNRFIYHLLRWKKFREEARNVMSGAVGQQRVPKSFLEEYKLCFPSLEEQKEIVRILYTIFEKEQDTQELIDLIEKIDLMKKSILARAFRGELGTNLPEEESAIELLKSILEEQ; this is translated from the coding sequence TTGGGATATGTATCAGAGTTTGAGCGGGGTATTACTTTTCCTTCTTCAGCTAAAAAAAGAACATTGGATGAAAATATGATTCCGTGTATAAGAACCGCGAATGTTCAAGAAGAGTTAATGATAAATGATTTGATTTATGTAGATAAAAGTTATACTAAAAATAATAAGTCTAAATGTCTTAAAAAAAATGACATTATAATGTCATCTGCAAATTCAAAAGAATTAGTAGGAAAAACTTGTTTTGTATATCAAGTTCCATTTCCTATGACTTTTGGAGGATTTGTATTAACTATTAGAGCTAAAAAAGTGAGTAGCGAGTTTCTATTTTATATGTTAAGATTGGAATTTTTATCTGGAAACTTTATTAGAGAGTCTACTCAAACAACTAATATTGCGAATATAAATACTAAAATGCTAAGCAAATATAGTTTTCCACTTCCACCATTATTAGAACAGCAAAGGATAGTAGAGCGTATTGAAAGTCTCTTTTCAAAATTGGATGAGGCAAAAGAAAAAATTCAAATGGCATTGGACAGTTTTGAAACTCGCAAATCTGCTATTTTATACCAAGCCTTTTCCGGAGAACTAACCAAAAAATGGCGAGAAGAAAATGGGATTAGGTTAGATGATTGGGAAAAGGAAGAATTACGAGAAAGGTGTCATATCAACCCTAAAAAAATTGCTACAAAAGAATTAAGTGATAGTATAGATATAACTTTTATACCTATGGCATCAGTGTCTGATGTACTTGGACAAGTTTCAATGCCTATGATTAAAAAACTGGGCGAATATAAAAAAGGATATACAAATTTTAATCAAGGAGATGTATTGTTTGCAAAAATCACTCCATGTATGGAAAATGGAAAAATAGCTATTGTTGGAGAGTTGGAGAATAACATTGGATTTGGTTCTACGGAATTCTATGTTTTTCGATGTAAAGAGAATACTTATAATAGATTCATATATCATTTGCTACGATGGAAAAAATTTAGAGAAGAGGCAAGAAATGTTATGTCTGGAGCTGTCGGTCAGCAAAGAGTTCCAAAATCTTTTTTGGAAGAGTACAAATTATGTTTTCCATCTCTTGAAGAACAAAAAGAAATTGTACGCATTTTGTATACTATCTTTGAAAAAGAGCAGGATACTCAGGAACTCATTGATTTGATAGAAAAAATTGACTTGATGAAAAAATCCATTCTTGCAAGAGCATTTCGAGGGGAATTAGGTACGAATCTTCCTGAAGAAGAATCTGCAATCGAATTGTTGAAATCCATTTTAGAAGAGCAGTAG
- a CDS encoding class I SAM-dependent DNA methyltransferase, which yields MGNQEIVQKLWNLCNVLRDDGITYHQYVTELTYILFLKMMKEKDIEDTIEKNIVGYKDLKKKNEDGTITKNEQQEFLEKKKVAEYSWNTLVSLSGIELKKYYERIIHLFGEHCRGHIKSIYHNARTNIEEPKNLEKIIRTMNNLDWYSIDEEGFGDLYEGLLEKNANEKKSGAGQYFTPRVLIDVMTRLIQPKVGERCNDPACGTFGFMIAAKRYVNEHHDEFSLSKEEYDFQKEKAFTGCELVSDTHRLALMNAMIHGIESEILCADTLSNIGKSMSGYDVVLTNPPFGTKKGGERATRDDFTFPTSNKQLNFLQHIYRSLKVDGKARAAVVLPDNVLFADGDGAKIREDLMDKCNLNMILRLPTGIFYAQGVKTNVLFFTRGTREKENTKEVWFYDMRTNMPSFGKTTPLKKEHFVDFEKAYLAEDRTKIEDERLNVFTREEIKVKNNSLDLGLIRDENVLDYEDLQDPIESGEDMIGQLEEALDLIKSVVKELKSLGSVN from the coding sequence ATGGGAAATCAGGAAATTGTTCAAAAACTATGGAATCTATGTAATGTGCTTCGAGATGACGGAATCACTTACCATCAATATGTAACAGAGCTAACTTACATTCTATTTTTGAAAATGATGAAAGAAAAAGATATAGAAGATACCATAGAAAAAAACATTGTTGGTTACAAAGATCTTAAAAAGAAAAATGAAGACGGAACCATAACCAAGAATGAACAACAGGAATTTTTGGAGAAGAAAAAAGTAGCTGAATATTCTTGGAATACCTTAGTATCCCTTTCAGGGATAGAACTCAAAAAATATTATGAACGAATCATTCATTTGTTTGGAGAACACTGTCGAGGTCACATCAAATCCATCTATCATAATGCTCGAACCAATATCGAAGAACCGAAAAATCTGGAAAAAATCATTCGTACCATGAATAATTTGGATTGGTACAGTATAGATGAAGAAGGGTTCGGAGATTTATATGAAGGACTGTTGGAAAAAAATGCAAATGAAAAAAAATCAGGTGCAGGACAATATTTTACACCTCGTGTCTTGATTGATGTTATGACCCGATTGATTCAGCCTAAGGTCGGTGAGCGTTGTAATGACCCTGCTTGTGGGACATTTGGGTTTATGATTGCAGCCAAACGATATGTCAATGAACATCATGATGAGTTCAGCTTGTCTAAAGAAGAGTATGACTTTCAAAAAGAAAAAGCCTTTACAGGATGTGAGCTGGTTTCTGATACACATCGTTTAGCTCTTATGAATGCCATGATTCACGGGATAGAAAGTGAGATTTTATGTGCAGATACATTGAGTAATATCGGTAAAAGTATGAGCGGATATGATGTTGTATTGACAAATCCTCCTTTTGGAACCAAAAAAGGTGGCGAGCGTGCCACTCGAGACGATTTTACCTTTCCGACCTCAAACAAACAGCTGAATTTTTTGCAACATATTTACCGCAGTCTCAAAGTCGACGGAAAAGCTCGTGCAGCAGTAGTATTACCGGATAATGTATTGTTTGCAGACGGAGACGGAGCAAAAATTCGTGAAGACTTGATGGACAAATGTAATCTCAATATGATTCTTCGATTGCCGACCGGTATTTTTTATGCACAAGGAGTCAAAACAAATGTGCTGTTCTTTACCAGAGGAACAAGAGAGAAAGAAAACACAAAAGAAGTGTGGTTCTACGATATGAGAACCAATATGCCTTCCTTTGGGAAGACGACACCGCTTAAAAAAGAGCATTTTGTTGATTTTGAAAAGGCATACCTCGCAGAAGATAGAACTAAAATTGAGGACGAAAGACTGAATGTCTTTACGCGAGAAGAAATCAAAGTCAAAAACAACAGCTTGGACTTAGGGTTGATTCGTGATGAAAATGTTTTGGATTATGAAGATTTACAAGATCCGATTGAAAGCGGAGAAGACATGATTGGACAATTAGAAGAGGCTCTTGATTTGATAAAAAGTGTAGTAAAAGAGCTGAAATCACTTGGGAGCGTAAACTGA
- the hsdR gene encoding type I restriction-modification system endonuclease, producing the protein MQSNFDFLQNDFPVLYQIGSIAEKYLYTDSNSCLIKLGMFGETVVNLMLQLDRISAPTIDNTHANRIKLLKKEGMLPNQIDDILHGLRLHRNKAVHANLDDLEKCKTLLEMTYHLAVWFMQVYGDINGTINDFSMPVEDKTNYASLVKEKETLIQELSAKIKDIQAQDISQFDRIKKANHAVNFMNLSERETRYLIDEQLRQVGWEVDTETLRYANGVRPQKGKNLAIAEWPTENEYGKKGHADYALFVGLKMVGIIEAKKTNRDVSSIIDVQGKEYAKNVKADDLLDRVAESEGEYHINAKEDSYQLSNWNGYRVPFVFATNGRKYLEQIKTKSGIWFLDVRDNSNIPRALQGWVSPDGIMEWLEKDIQSANAILENTGYDLLTDKDGLNLRAYQIQAIEAVEKSIIEGQKNILLSMATGTGKTRTILGMIYRFLKSNRFKRILFLVDRTALGTQAQDVFNEVKLEDLLTLGDIYNINPLEEKEISGETKIQVATVQSLVRRIMYNEEEVIPAVSDYDLIIVDEAHRGYTLDKEMDEDELHYRNQDDFVSKYRAIIEYFDAVKIALTATPALHTAEIFGKPVFNYSYREAVIDGYLVDHDAPHNLKTKLSVEGIKYNRGEVVAIYDPITGEVTNSDELEDELEFDIEQFNRKVITEEFNRVVLEEISNDIDPEGEGKTLIYAVDDKHADLIVSLLRKVYESQGVDQDAIMKITGSIGDKKRVGEAIRRFKNEKYPSIAVTVDLLTTGIDVPEITTLVFMRRVKSRILFEQMLGRATRLCEKIGKTHFEIYDPVGVYESLQDVSTMKPIVVHPETGFSDLIEGLHLPKEEQVQNQIDLIVAKMRRKVKTLSLQELEYFEVLSEGKKPQQFIEELSKLSTNQAKTMILKNRSVFELLSQSKRTIERAVVISNKEDELISHTRGYGNGQKPQDYLEEFRTFIEENVDKIEALKLVCTRPANLTRQGLKNLLRILDQQGFTEKQLNSAWKELKNEDIAADIISLIRAQALGSAIISHEDRIKNAVKKLKSNHHFTKIEEGWLNRIEANLLTETILTEDTFNNGAFKDKGGFNKINKIFKNKLKEYIIELNHYLYEDGGQVA; encoded by the coding sequence ATGCAATCTAATTTTGATTTTTTACAAAATGATTTTCCGGTTTTATATCAAATTGGAAGTATTGCTGAAAAATATCTATATACAGATTCCAATTCTTGTTTAATAAAATTAGGGATGTTTGGAGAAACAGTAGTGAATCTAATGCTACAACTTGATAGAATCTCTGCTCCAACAATCGATAATACGCATGCGAATCGTATCAAGTTATTAAAGAAAGAAGGTATGCTTCCAAACCAGATTGATGATATTTTACATGGTTTAAGATTGCATAGAAATAAGGCAGTACATGCAAATCTGGATGATTTGGAAAAATGCAAAACACTTCTTGAAATGACCTATCATTTGGCAGTATGGTTTATGCAGGTATATGGAGATATTAACGGCACGATTAACGATTTTTCAATGCCTGTGGAGGATAAAACCAACTATGCATCGTTAGTGAAAGAAAAAGAGACGCTGATACAGGAATTGAGTGCAAAAATCAAAGATATACAAGCACAAGATATTTCTCAATTTGACCGTATTAAAAAAGCCAATCATGCAGTTAACTTTATGAACTTGTCAGAGAGAGAAACGAGATACTTGATTGATGAACAGCTTCGTCAAGTTGGATGGGAAGTTGATACCGAAACATTGCGTTATGCAAATGGAGTTAGACCGCAAAAAGGAAAAAACTTGGCGATTGCTGAATGGCCGACAGAAAATGAATATGGAAAAAAAGGACATGCTGATTATGCACTTTTTGTAGGACTTAAAATGGTCGGTATCATTGAAGCGAAAAAAACAAATCGCGATGTATCTTCTATAATTGATGTTCAAGGGAAAGAATACGCCAAAAATGTGAAGGCTGACGATTTGCTGGATAGAGTTGCAGAATCAGAGGGTGAGTATCATATTAATGCTAAGGAAGACAGCTATCAACTTTCGAATTGGAACGGATATAGAGTGCCTTTTGTATTTGCAACCAATGGTCGTAAGTATTTGGAACAGATTAAAACAAAATCCGGGATTTGGTTCTTGGATGTAAGAGATAACAGCAATATACCAAGAGCATTACAGGGGTGGGTTAGTCCTGACGGTATTATGGAATGGTTAGAAAAAGATATTCAATCCGCCAATGCTATTTTGGAAAACACCGGCTATGACCTACTCACAGATAAAGACGGTTTGAATTTGAGAGCCTATCAAATTCAAGCAATAGAGGCAGTGGAAAAGAGCATTATAGAAGGACAAAAAAATATTTTGCTCTCCATGGCGACAGGGACAGGCAAGACCAGAACCATTTTGGGAATGATTTATCGTTTCTTAAAATCCAACCGTTTCAAGAGAATTCTATTTTTAGTTGATAGAACAGCACTTGGAACACAGGCGCAAGATGTATTTAATGAAGTCAAGCTTGAAGATTTGTTGACATTAGGAGACATCTATAATATCAATCCATTAGAGGAAAAAGAAATTTCCGGAGAAACAAAAATACAAGTTGCTACCGTTCAGAGTCTGGTGAGGCGCATTATGTATAATGAAGAAGAGGTAATTCCTGCTGTTTCCGACTACGATTTGATAATAGTGGATGAGGCGCACCGTGGTTACACATTAGATAAAGAAATGGATGAAGATGAGCTGCACTATCGAAATCAAGATGATTTTGTAAGCAAATATCGAGCAATCATTGAATATTTTGATGCTGTCAAAATTGCACTTACTGCAACTCCTGCATTACACACTGCTGAAATATTTGGGAAACCGGTATTCAACTATTCCTACCGAGAAGCGGTAATCGACGGTTATCTGGTGGATCATGATGCACCTCACAATTTGAAGACGAAACTCAGTGTAGAAGGAATCAAATATAACAGAGGAGAAGTTGTTGCAATTTATGATCCCATCACAGGAGAAGTAACCAATAGTGATGAATTGGAAGATGAACTTGAATTTGATATCGAACAATTCAATCGGAAAGTGATTACAGAAGAGTTTAACAGAGTAGTTTTGGAAGAAATCTCTAATGATATTGATCCGGAAGGAGAAGGAAAAACCCTTATTTATGCAGTGGATGATAAACATGCCGATTTGATTGTTTCTTTATTAAGAAAAGTCTATGAATCTCAAGGGGTTGACCAAGATGCGATTATGAAAATTACAGGAAGCATCGGAGATAAGAAGAGAGTTGGAGAAGCCATCAGGCGTTTCAAAAATGAAAAATATCCAAGCATTGCTGTTACAGTTGACTTGTTGACAACAGGAATAGATGTACCTGAAATCACAACCTTAGTCTTTATGCGTCGTGTCAAATCACGGATTCTGTTTGAGCAGATGTTGGGTCGAGCTACCAGACTGTGTGAAAAAATAGGAAAAACACATTTTGAGATTTACGATCCGGTTGGAGTGTATGAATCCCTTCAAGATGTCAGCACCATGAAACCGATTGTAGTTCATCCTGAAACCGGATTTTCTGATTTGATAGAAGGGTTGCACTTGCCGAAAGAGGAACAAGTTCAAAATCAAATTGACCTCATTGTTGCAAAGATGAGAAGAAAGGTGAAAACCCTATCCCTTCAGGAGTTGGAATATTTTGAAGTTCTTTCAGAAGGGAAAAAACCTCAACAATTTATTGAAGAACTATCAAAACTATCGACAAATCAAGCGAAAACAATGATTTTGAAAAACAGGTCGGTCTTTGAACTATTGTCACAAAGCAAAAGAACCATAGAAAGAGCAGTCGTTATTTCAAACAAAGAGGATGAGCTGATAAGCCATACCAGAGGATATGGAAACGGGCAAAAACCGCAAGACTATTTAGAAGAGTTTAGAACTTTCATTGAAGAAAATGTTGACAAAATTGAAGCATTAAAATTAGTCTGCACCAGACCGGCCAACCTTACTCGCCAAGGGCTGAAAAATCTCCTCAGAATTTTGGACCAACAAGGCTTTACAGAAAAGCAACTGAACAGCGCGTGGAAAGAGTTAAAAAATGAAGACATTGCAGCGGACATTATCAGTTTGATTCGTGCACAAGCACTTGGCTCGGCAATCATAAGTCATGAGGATCGAATCAAAAATGCTGTCAAAAAATTAAAGTCTAACCATCATTTTACTAAAATAGAAGAAGGGTGGCTCAATCGAATCGAGGCAAACCTGCTAACAGAGACCATTTTGACAGAAGATACATTTAATAATGGTGCTTTTAAGGATAAAGGCGGGTTCAATAAAATCAACAAAATATTTAAAAACAAACTAAAGGAATACATCATAGAGCTGAATCATTATCTCTATGAAGACGGAGGGCAAGTAGCGTAA
- a CDS encoding helix-turn-helix domain-containing protein: MKNLEKICRAMNLTLSDISEFVEK; encoded by the coding sequence ATGAAAAACTTAGAAAAAATATGTAGGGCAATGAATTTGACACTAAGTGATATATCGGAGTTCGTAGAGAAATAG